In Desulfonispora thiosulfatigenes DSM 11270, the DNA window ATAAATAAAGTATGACTACCTAAATCTATAGATTTTTCTACTTTACAATCAAACCACGCAATAGATTGCTTGATAACAGGATTACCTAGTTGAGTTAAAGAATGTTCTATACCTTCAAATTTATCTATATTTCTGCCCGAATTATAGCCAAATCTACTTACAATATCTAAACAATCATCACTTAAAATACAAATACTTAAACTTCCAGATGCTGTAATATGTTCATGAGTAAGGTTATTTTTATTAATACCCACAGCTACCCTTACTGGACTACTAGTTATTTGAAATACAGTATTACATATTTGTCCGTTAATTTTTCCATCTTTAGCTGATCCAACCATAAATAAACCATATTGAATTTTAAATAATGCATTTCGAATAGCCTTTTGTTCTTCTGGGCTAGTAGAAAGTTCAATCTCTCCTAACAATTCAAAAACTTCTGGACCATAATCGCATTCTGGACATTTATCAGGAGGATTATCACCAACATGAATATAATTACATACTGTACACTTCCATTTTTTAGTTAACATTTCAAACCTCCATTAATAGTTTTTTCTTTTTACTAAACAAACAGGAAAATTCATCTATCTTTAATATATATGCTATGAACTTAAATTTCAATAAAGGAGAATTAAATGTGTAAGAATATTAAATATATACTATAAACCTCTATCTGTAACACATAAACATTCAATGTGTTTAAAATTCCTCAAAATATAAAAGCTCCTCTTGTAGTAAACAGTTTTTTTACCTGTCTACTACAAGGGAGCATATCATTAATTTTAAAACTCGTCAGATAAATATATCAGCTTAAAATCAATACTTAAGATAAAGGCTTACTTGGTTGTGATATTTTACTTAAAGCTTGGCCTGCTTCATCTACGTGGATATTTTGTGTTGCTAAATCACCCATAGATAACATTCCTACCATTTGATTGTTTTCTATAACTGGTAATCTTCTAACTTGACTATTTGACATTTCATTTGCTGCATCTTGAGCGCTCATTTCTGAAGAAGCTGATTTAAGTGACTTAGACATAACTTCACTTACTTTTACATCATTAAGATTTTTGCCTTCTGCTACTACTCTTAATGCTATATCTCTATCCGTTAAAATACCTTGAACTTCTTTATTTTGACTACATACTGGGATACTACCTACATTTCTTTGCTTCATAATTCTCGCAGCTTCTATTACTGAATCTTCAGGACATACCGAAGAAACATCTTTAGTCATCAATTCTTTTACTTTCATTTAAACTACCTCCTAATTAATGATATTATTTAAATTGCTTAGATTATTATCCAGACTTTCATCTGGATAAGTTCGTAAATACTTCGTTCCTTCACGACTAACTACTTCCATTCCAGTAAAATTACCCTTTTCTACTTCATCAATTGCTTGATTTAAGCTGTAAATGATGTTGTCATCTGTTTTTACTGCAATAATAGTACCATCTGGATCTTTACTTACTGCAACGATTTCTTTTTTCATCAAAATCCCCTCCAGCACTCTTAATATGTGTATTTTATAAAAAATCTATACTAATAAAATTAATTACCTATATTTTCAACTAATTAATATTGGAAATTTACAAAAGATAATAATGCAACTTAATAGTTAGAGGAGGTTTTAACTATGAAAAAGAACATTAGCGATATGGAAGCATTTATTCGTTTATGGGCAGGTTTTTCTATGTTAGGAGTAGGTATTGCTAGAGATTCTAGTAGTATGACTATCTTAGGCTCTGGTAAGATTGCTGAGGGACTTTTCAAGTATTGTCCTGTAAAGCACTTATTCCAAGTTACAACTAAGCATAAAGAAATATTCGCAGAGAAAAAAGAAGATATCACAGAAACAATTAAGGAAACAGTAAATGATACTGTAGAAGAGGGTTTAGGCGCTTTTTAACCTAAAGTTACAAAAAAAGGTTTAGAAAATTGTAATTTTCTAAACCTTTTTTATCTACTATAAATTTTACATGAAATGAGAGTTATAATTTTTCAATTCTAGATTCAAACTTTACCTGATACTTTACTTGTTATTTTTAAAGCTAGGTACAGTATATTCTTGTAATTCTTCAGTAATCTTATATTCTTCACCAATATATTCTTGTTTTACTAATCCTAGTCCAGGTTTATAGTATACATAACTTATATTTCCATTTTCCGACTTTACAGTTACTTTAATACAATCGCTAAACTCACCTGCTGGAACTACAACCTTTTCGCTTAAAGAATCAATCGTAAATATATTACTTTCTGATTCCCAGGAATTACCTACCTCTATTGGTTCAGCTAAAATCACCTGGTCTACATTATTCTCTTGTTTTAAGATATTTTCATCTCCATACATTTCTTCTTGATTAAATACCACTTTTAATTTTCCATCTTGATATTCATAGATTCTGCCAAGAGTTGTCCCACCATTATTAAACTGAGTTTGCACCCTATTATCTTCACGATATAATACCTTTTGTTCAAATCCGGCAAATTCGTTTCCTTCTCCTTTTAGCGTCCAGCTATCTCCTGGATTTAAAGGATATACATCTTCAACTGTTAAGCTTACTGGTTCTGGTTCATTTTGATCATTTTGTTCGTTTTCATCCTTTACTGGCTCATTATCTTGTCCATCTGGTGTAGATGCAGCATCACATCCCGTAAAAATCAGCGTTACACTTAAACACAAAATTAATGTTAATAACATAATTTTTTTCTTCATATTATTTCCCTCCACAAAAAAGATTAAAAAATAGTTTCTTTTTTAACCTTATATATTAAATTAGTTAGAAAAAGCTAAAGCAAATATTAAGCTTTAACTTTCTCTAAAACAACTTCCACCGATAAATTCTTTTAAAATAGAGTTTATTGGAACATTATCTGGGAATGCAGGAACAAAGAATTGTAGTAACCGAATTAATCTTTGAGCCTCAAGAAATTCGGGCTCTCCAGGACCAATCTTTTCTAATTCAGGTTGCACCAAGCCTTTCAAAATTGCTTTTTCATATATGAGCGCTGAGTTAAACATATAGTCTGCTTCTTCTTGGAAAGGAAAAATATTTTTTGCTTCTCCCTTACGCACTGAAGGCCATCTATTAATAGTTTGCTTAGCACTAGTTCCCCTATATTGAATATCTCTGTAAATACGTCTAATTAACCTAGTATCAGAACTAGAAATAGGGGTCCAATCGTCAACATTTAATTGAGTCAAAGCACTTATATATATTTTCCTTTTATTACTATGTGGTATTGATTCGGTCAACTTTTCATTTAAGCCATGTATACCTTCAATAATTAAGACTTGATTAGCTTCTAATTTGACTTTATGACCTTCTGCTTTTCGTCTACCTGTAGTAAAGTCAAACCTTGGTACAATAACCTCTTTTCCATCAATCAAATCAACTAAATGTCGATTAAATAATTCTAAATCTAAAGCATTGATACTCTCAAAATCCAAACCACCATTTTCATCTTTAGGAGTAAATTCCCGATCAACAAAATAATCATCTAACGAAATAGTTATAGGTTTTATACCATTAACTCTTAATTGAATATAAAGTCTATGGGCAAAGGTCGTCTTCCCTGAAGATGAAGGTCCAGCAATCAAAATGAGCTTTACTTCGTCATTATGGTCACTAATACTTTTAGCAATTTCATATAGATTTCTTTCATGTAGGGCTTCATTAATTTGAACAAATTCACCTAATTGATTTGTTTCAATAATATTATTAAGTTGAGCAATATTTTCAACTTCTAATAGTTCACCCCAACGCTCACCTTCATATAATATTTGTGAAAGCTTTTGGGGGGCATGATAAGTTGGTAAAATGTTAGGATTGTTTTTTGCTGGTATCCTCAAAATAAGTCCATAGTGATAGCTATGTAAATCAAAAAGTTTTAAAACTCCTGTACTTGTAGCAACTGGTTCATAAAAATAGTCAAATACAGTACCACAACTATATAAACTTACTGTATCTCCTGGTTTATATTTAATATTATTAGCATTTTCAAATCTACCTTGACCTTGGAAAAATTTAATTGCATCATTTTTGAAAATATCTTGACGTTTAATAGGTCTATTTTCTGCAATGATTCTTTTCATTTCATTTTTTATAGCATTAACATTCTCTTCAACTAAAATCCTAAAATCTTCACATCTTATTTCACAATAGGTACCATGAGGCAAGGAATGCTCAATTTTTAAAGTAGCCTTGGGAAAAATATTATTTACAGCTGTCGCTAACACTAAAAAAAGACCTCGTTTATATATCCTCATGCCAATATCATTAGTTGTATCTATCCAAGTAATATTACTATCTGCATAAATAGGGTATGTTAATTCCTGAATTTGACCATTAACTATGGCTGCTAGCGGAGTGTGTAGTGGCGCAGGTACTACTTTTAAAATATCCTCAAGTGTTGAGCCTTGATCAATTTGTAATGGTTGATTATTAACCTCAACATTTATAAGATTCTGGTTTAATACTTTCATACTTTTATTTCCCCCTCCCAGTCACTTACTTATATATATTCATACTATATTCTAGATATAAGAGCAAATCCCTTTTATTGCGTTTCTATCTAAAAGTTTAAGTGTCTTTAACTAGTATAAGTAAGTTTCTTTTTTCTATGTAAACTTGAATAGGTTTACCTAATATGCAGCTGTACTTTATTAAAATCCAAAATAAAAAACCCTAATTAAATCGGAATAAACAGATTTAACTAAGGTTTTCTCTTATCTATAATTATTAAATTGTAAATCTACATCATATTCTTTACCTTTTAAAGTCGCAATTACAGATTGCAAATCATCAAGTTTTTTGCCAGTTACTCTAACTTGGTCTTCCTGGATAGAGGCTTGCACCTTAAGCTTCATGTTCTTTATATCTTTAACAATTTCTTTAGCTACATCTGTAGAAAGTCCTTGCTGTATTTTCACCATTTGTTTGACTAATCCGCCACCTACATCTTCAACTTTACCATAATCAAAGTTTTTAACTGAAACATTTCGACGGATAAGTTTCGTTTGTAAAATATCTACTACGCTGTTTAATCGCATAGTATCATCTGCAATAATTTTTATTTCTTCTTTTTCGAGTTTAACTTCGGACTTACTATTTTTAAAATCAAATCTTTGACTAATCTCTTTATTAGTCTGGTTTATAGCATTGTCTACTTCTTGCATATCCACTTTGGATACTACATCAAAAGATGGATCCTTTGCCAATATAATTACCCCCTTTTACCAGTAATTATATCTCATTTCACTAGAAAATATAATGAAAACTTCTATATTAATTATTTTTGACCATTCTGAGTACTAGTTGCAGTTTCTTCTGTTTCATTTGCCTCAGACATTACTGACTGTTTGAGATCTGTAGAAGCCTTTTTAAATTCTTTGATTCCATTTCCGAGGGATTTTCCTATTTCAGGTAGCTTGCTAGGTCCAAATATTACTAAAGCAACAATTAAAATCAAGGTTATTTCACCAAAACCTAAATTAAACATTTTTTAGCCCCCGATTTCTTCTTGATTTTCTTTATCATCTTTAACGGATTTTTTAAATTCTTTTAAAGATTGCCCTATAGCTTTGCCTACTCCAGGCAACTTTCCAGGTCCAAAAACAACTAAAACTAAAAATAAGATTAAAAGTAACTCAGGAATACCTATATTTCCAAACATCGCTGCACCCC includes these proteins:
- a CDS encoding flavin reductase, whose amino-acid sequence is MLTKKWKCTVCNYIHVGDNPPDKCPECDYGPEVFELLGEIELSTSPEEQKAIRNALFKIQYGLFMVGSAKDGKINGQICNTVFQITSSPVRVAVGINKNNLTHEHITASGSLSICILSDDCLDIVSRFGYNSGRNIDKFEGIEHSLTQLGNPVIKQSIAWFDCKVEKSIDLGSHTLFIVDVISAQDTGEQGATTYERYRELKNQDKEKATGDKWECVVCQHIHVGEKPPEKCPICKQGPEKFKKIG
- a CDS encoding CBS domain-containing protein, which produces MKVKELMTKDVSSVCPEDSVIEAARIMKQRNVGSIPVCSQNKEVQGILTDRDIALRVVAEGKNLNDVKVSEVMSKSLKSASSEMSAQDAANEMSNSQVRRLPVIENNQMVGMLSMGDLATQNIHVDEAGQALSKISQPSKPLS
- a CDS encoding DUF3892 domain-containing protein — its product is MKKEIVAVSKDPDGTIIAVKTDDNIIYSLNQAIDEVEKGNFTGMEVVSREGTKYLRTYPDESLDNNLSNLNNIIN
- a CDS encoding YgaP family membrane protein — its product is MKKNISDMEAFIRLWAGFSMLGVGIARDSSSMTILGSGKIAEGLFKYCPVKHLFQVTTKHKEIFAEKKEDITETIKETVNDTVEEGLGAF
- a CDS encoding nucleoside kinase, with the protein product MKVLNQNLINVEVNNQPLQIDQGSTLEDILKVVPAPLHTPLAAIVNGQIQELTYPIYADSNITWIDTTNDIGMRIYKRGLFLVLATAVNNIFPKATLKIEHSLPHGTYCEIRCEDFRILVEENVNAIKNEMKRIIAENRPIKRQDIFKNDAIKFFQGQGRFENANNIKYKPGDTVSLYSCGTVFDYFYEPVATSTGVLKLFDLHSYHYGLILRIPAKNNPNILPTYHAPQKLSQILYEGERWGELLEVENIAQLNNIIETNQLGEFVQINEALHERNLYEIAKSISDHNDEVKLILIAGPSSSGKTTFAHRLYIQLRVNGIKPITISLDDYFVDREFTPKDENGGLDFESINALDLELFNRHLVDLIDGKEVIVPRFDFTTGRRKAEGHKVKLEANQVLIIEGIHGLNEKLTESIPHSNKRKIYISALTQLNVDDWTPISSSDTRLIRRIYRDIQYRGTSAKQTINRWPSVRKGEAKNIFPFQEEADYMFNSALIYEKAILKGLVQPELEKIGPGEPEFLEAQRLIRLLQFFVPAFPDNVPINSILKEFIGGSCFRES
- a CDS encoding YajQ family cyclic di-GMP-binding protein; translation: MAKDPSFDVVSKVDMQEVDNAINQTNKEISQRFDFKNSKSEVKLEKEEIKIIADDTMRLNSVVDILQTKLIRRNVSVKNFDYGKVEDVGGGLVKQMVKIQQGLSTDVAKEIVKDIKNMKLKVQASIQEDQVRVTGKKLDDLQSVIATLKGKEYDVDLQFNNYR
- a CDS encoding Sec-independent protein translocase subunit TatA/TatB, producing the protein MFNLGFGEITLILIVALVIFGPSKLPEIGKSLGNGIKEFKKASTDLKQSVMSEANETEETATSTQNGQK
- the tatA gene encoding twin-arginine translocase TatA/TatE family subunit codes for the protein MFGNIGIPELLLILFLVLVVFGPGKLPGVGKAIGQSLKEFKKSVKDDKENQEEIGG